The genomic interval TTTCTTCGAAGCTATTTGTCATCGAAGCGTGCATTATCGCTAGGGTGCCATTTTCGAACGTGCACCATCGGTCTCCTCTGCGGCTGTTGCGTTGGATGCGATGTGATTTCTAATACTATAGGCCCGCCATTTTGCACTCGGTGTCCTCTGTTTGGTTTTACGTCGATTTCCAGTTTCGGCTGAGTAGGGGGTCTCCGACCTATAATGTTCGTCATTGATTAGTTTCATTGATTAAAATAATGTGACATACTATTGGGTTGACCATGAAGTTTGCATTTCAGCAAAACAACGAATTTTTTTAACAGTTTCGTACCTGTCAAAGCCTAATATAATTTCTGTCGGAAATGCATAAGTTTCTCAATCCAGCAACGACTTACCATTATTGTTGTTTGGACGAATGTTGGTCCACACAGGGTATCTATTATTTTGTTCCGGGAACCTAATCTTCGTTCCCTGACCGCGCCCAGTGTTTCCTGCGTTCGACGAGGCAGAGGATTGCGAAGAGCTGACAGAAGAAGCTGCGGACGTGGCTATTTGTCCATTTTGTACCGAAGCTGACGAAGAAGCAGCCGCGTTGACGCTAAGCGATTGGCTGTTAGCATGTCCCTGGTTACTATAGATAGGGTACTGTTGGCCCACGGCTTGGGCTGTTGAACCGGAAATGCCCGATGGTCCTACGGCCAGTGATGCTGCTTGACTTTGTGAAAGGAGGCTACAGAAATTCAGTATTATTAGCAACACAATTCAAAAAATATCATTGAATACCTCCTCTTCAGAAATTCTTTCTCAAGATACACTCGATTAAAggataataaattattaacgtCCAAGGTCCTTGAACGGGAAGAAATACTATATGAATTTTCATGTTTCTTTAGTAAATGCGTCGGGGATTATTAAAGTGTCATTTAAATCGTAATATTTCTCGTATTTcatgtcaatttttttttaattattaaaagaagaaatagacgTTCTTCCAACTTCTACTTTTTACGATCGAGTCAAGcgattcttattttgcataaaagttcgCAGTCTGGaaaactccgtagattcgcgataaggtagagcgccacgttaccgacaaaaataggcgaaaaatggtttcacgcgcctcaacttttcgtccttatataagaatatttttcgtcatgagctgacgagattatgcagataattggtaatataaaaataaatttaatatgtaACGTGTCAAATAGAGATGTTCTAGATTTATTACTCGGAGCACTTTGATAATTACCGACGCACACACGGTTTTCCCGATTATAGAGACGTACGGATGGTTGAAGCTGTTGCTCTCGGAGTAGCTGAGACCTTCGGGGCCTACTTGAAAGCCTAAAGAATGCGCATTGTTCCCGGTGTTCAAGTTTATATTCGCCGTAATCGGAATAGACAACGATCGTCCGCTCTTCGCGTTAGACCCCTTGATGACTTCCTCCGGTATGAGCTCCGGTGGTGTATTCCATCGTCGTTCGTCTTCTCCAAGAGGAACGCGATCATCTGGGGAGCGAGAAACGTTTTTAACTGACATATAGGGGACACGGTATTTTCTCTGAACGCGTGTCATCATCTTTCTTCATTCTGTTCGAAAGAATCCAGTCGAAATAAAAGAACGCGCGCgatttgttgttgttgttattgaaAAATCAGCAAAAATTAAGGGACATTGGACACTGCAGTAAAATATCTATTCTTACTATCGTTGGTACAGCGGGTGATCAAATTAGTAAaccggaaaatatattttttacccGCGTGGTGGATAAAGCTTGCCAAAGTATCGCTAAGtgtacattttcaattttcaaacatcaattcttcataaaaaaattatggaTTGTTTATGGTCCATGatcaatttataaattatattttaagaaTCTCATTTTGCTAATTTTGTTGGATGTTTTCAATGACACCGCGCActattgtaatatttattattatttactttctcatcaaatattattttcaaaaaatattcgtaTACCTGTCATGGAACCAGTAacaaatataattgaatattcaGTGCGGTCCGATGAAAAAGATTTTGTTAGACACCACTTATTTTTTCTAGACTGTTAACAATCTTATTGTCGATCTCGAATGATTTTCACGCAAGTTATAAATGCTGGATGGATTAAAGAAACTCGTTGTTCGAAGATTCAATTTTTCAGCAGCACGTGTCGAAGAAATACTAATGAATGAAACATCCGCGAACTGCATTTCGCCAGTGTTTCTTTTTGTTGCACATTcgttaaacatttttgttattttcctTCCTAATAGACACTTCCTTACAAAGTTGTATCTCGCACGTTCACGTTTGCGGGAAGCGATTTTTCGAACAGCGTGGAAACGTTGGATAACTCGGAGAACCAAATTGTTTGGACAGTTGCACAACAGAAGTTTCGGATTTGAtagtaaaaatgttatttttaccTGCCCACGCGACTATACACGCGACACAGAGTGACACGACGAAGAGACTGCTCTTTGCCATGACTAACAGAGTTCTGGCTTCAGCACGACTATCCTCCGCCCTTTTTCAAGAAGTACGAACGACCTTGAACTCCTTATTGATATTCCTCGTGTGTCCGTTTGCGCAATACTTCTCGATGAATAGAGCCGCAATCATGCGATGACTCGTCCGCCCgaaaagaaatgtgatttttcgGGGAGAACCGATTTTGCACGGTGCATTTCGCGAACGCGAATCCACGCTGGattacattattttaaacaatgccACGATCATTGATCTCAGTGAAATACTGCGCATTGAAATTCTCGGTTTTACAATTCACTCGAAGGAATACTTCAAAGGAGGCAAAATAGAAAACTTAAGAATGAAAACTGAAAATTACTAACAATAATAagctattaataataatacaatacaTCGATATAATTTAATAACATAATAAACTGACACTAAAAATCAAGAAGTTGATGCGATTCTAAAAACCTAAGGAAAAGAGATATCACAATAAAATTATGGATTGCTATTTTATTAACAAACAAAAAATAGTGTTCTACGAAAAGAGTTCTACCAAATTTATGGATATGCAGTTTTATTTATGCTAATAGTTTCTATTTACACTTTATCTATGTCAATGTCAAACGATCTTACTCATTGGATTGTCCACAAAGAAACGTTTACATGCATAAATTGTGCGATTCTTATTTTAACATTTGTATAATTAGTACAAATAAATCGAATTGTAAATTTTCATGACAATTTTCTTCGCTGCTAAACTACTATATTAATGTCAGCTGTACATATGTTTATAAAATTTCAGTTATCAAAACACATTCCAACATGTAAACCATTAAATTATCATTAACGAAATACTTTTTAATTCTTTACGACATTCATGTTGTATTCGGTGTCACAACTGCGGAGCATCACTTCCGTTTCCGTCATATGTCAATGGCATTCCCTTGAAATTCCTTTCCACGTAATTGCCGCTTCCTTCATTTTCTAGCTAATCATTTTTCTCGTtgatttctttaatatcattatCAGAGTTGTTAGATTGTGGGCTTTTCTTCTCGTTTATCGAATAGTTTTCTAATTGTTCTAATTCGTTCATCGATTTCTCGGGTTTTGTATATTTAAAGTTAAAATGGAGGAAGGATTCCGCTTCTTTGTGATTATTTTTATCAGAGTAAAAAGTTAGAGtaatttcaaaatagaattatcgGGTTCGAGCGATTTAACGATTTCCGTGTTAGCTATTTGTATCGGTGATACTccattttcattatattttacaaCAAAGCAGTCACTAATAGCATTAAGTAACTCCACGAAGAAATAAAAACGCGAATGGGAATTTTCGTTCGTGGTAGTAGACGATCTCAGATTTTCGACTATTCTGTTCACAATTTGTTGTCCATAAATAATGTCAAGTCATTCACGGATGCGAATTACCTCAAAATTTTTTATATCGcttttttacgtagaatcgcGACGTCATCGCATTGAAAGTTTTTTTCTGCCAATCAGAGGGACTTTTCGCCGAATTCAAATTACGACAGACgtataatttcgttttttttcagATTCGATGGGCAAATCAACGAAGTATAAAACACTATAATAATAGAACacgtaaaaaatatattctcaTTCTCATCTATTATATTCTCATAATATTTTCTCTGTTACGAATGTAATATATTATCTAATAATAATCTATCTATAAGAATTATGTTTGCAATATAAGATTTTTCATGATTAACCTcaaccattttcttttttctaaatTATTCAGTCCATGTTCATTACCAATGTCGAGAACTATTTACCATAGCACTTAATACATGCTTCCTGTAGTGTAGTACAGTGTAACGTTATCTTGAAAAATCTGTGCGTCATTAAATATCCGTGAACTGTCGGGCAATTGTGAAAAAACATAGCATTTAATCATAGGAACGTCCGATCGATCATAACATAATCGATGATACGTTAGCTTATTAAATGATGCATATGAATTTCTCGGGTTTAAACAATTACGCGAATGATTCACATTGCTCGTTCTTTAGAAGCATATTATTCATTGTTACATAACTCCATTGCACATATTTTTGGAATATCGTACTTTTGTAACTAATACACATTTGAGCAATAACCAAAACTATTGCATTTCAATGTGTTGGAACTTGGAACCCTTATACGCTATATTTCTTCCTTtcgttttatatatataatttaattgtttaatgttgcttcaacatcaaaggtcattagtaACACGGTACATTTTGTTTATACAAATTGACTATAACTTTTAAAGCGTGTCAGAAAGAATAACACGAAGGGTAAGAGACCTAATTACTGTTGGGGgaccaattactatgcctatattaattatacttatctttaaaacataacaaatattaaaaatgaaatatatgacatatacagggtgtcccaaaagtgttCGTATTTCCTCGTAAGGGGTgattccaaggaaatacaacatttttggggcaccctgtatattaaccgattttaatcgaaaatatttaatatctcttttttaatattcattatgctttaaaaataagtataattaatataggcacagtaattggtacccccatagtatttgggtcccttaccctataccaAAACAAAGACGgttattttctttgttgtaaAAGTTAGGTATACTTGAAAttaaccgtttattttgaacATTAAAGTTCTACGAATGATGTAGTCGTGCCATAAAAGTTTCTAATATGTAAAAGAATATTATGACTATCCATTACAGAGGAAAATTGGTAAAAATTACCTCTAGCGTCATGCAGCGGTAGAAGAAAGACCATAAGTGTTAAAATTCCTGTTTTCGACATGACAGTGTCCGTTAACCCCGCACAAGTTGTCACGGGTAAACGAAACCCATACTAAACATTCCACCGTCAACGTTCGATTTATATTATATACCTGAAAACCCTACAGTAACGATAACAACGCGCAGGCTATTAGACGCCGCGTTAACGAGGCTTTCCAAACGAACCTTATCTCCAGAAAACGTATCCTTCTGAGTAGTCATGGTTTCGTAAAATTTCAAACTACACGATAAGCGATCGTATTAGAAGCCCTACACCATTGTCCAGAAGAGATAGCAAAGCCGGACCATCCCTGACcggaaaatataaatgttttgtTATCTGAACAGAGTGTTTTCCATCGGTCCATGGTTCCTCCGCCTAAATTCTGCCTGaaacaattcaattttatttacgtAATCATTATTCACTGTTCAATAAATCGAACCACAATAATAGGCACTAAACTGCGAAGACATCAAACGAATTTAAGTACAAAGATTAATATTAACTCAATATTAAATTATTCCATATTAGTCCAAAATTAATTCAGTATTaaattattcaatattaaa from Halictus rubicundus isolate RS-2024b chromosome 2, iyHalRubi1_principal, whole genome shotgun sequence carries:
- the LOC143365782 gene encoding uncharacterized protein LOC143365782 isoform X1, encoding MAKSSLFVVSLCVACIVAWADDRVPLGEDERRWNTPPELIPEEVIKGSNAKSGRSLSIPITANINLNTGNNAHSLGFQVGPEGLSYSESNSFNHPLLSQSQAASLAVGPSGISGSTAQAVGQQYPIYSNQGHANSQSLSVNAAASSSASVQNGQIATSAASSVSSSQSSASSNAGNTGRGQGTKIRFPEQNNRYPVWTNIRPNNNNGRRPPTQPKLEIDVKPNRGHRVQNGGPIVLEITSHPTQQPQRRPMVHVRKWHPSDNARFDDK
- the LOC143365782 gene encoding uncharacterized protein LOC143365782 isoform X2 — encoded protein: MSKTGILTLMVFLLPLHDARDDRVPLGEDERRWNTPPELIPEEVIKGSNAKSGRSLSIPITANINLNTGNNAHSLGFQVGPEGLSYSESNSFNHPLLSQSQAASLAVGPSGISGSTAQAVGQQYPIYSNQGHANSQSLSVNAAASSSASVQNGQIATSAASSVSSSQSSASSNAGNTGRGQGTKIRFPEQNNRYPVWTNIRPNNNNGRRPPTQPKLEIDVKPNRGHRVQNGGPIVLEITSHPTQQPQRRPMVHVRKWHPSDNARFDDK